Proteins from a genomic interval of Polaribacter sp. Q13:
- the manA gene encoding mannose-6-phosphate isomerase, class I produces the protein MGNLDTKDNRLFRIEGQVQNYDWGGESFIPNLVSQPIVPNTTYAEYWLGAHLKAPSKVITDKGSVSLEQFLDQNRTENLGAEVATDFGKLPYLFKVLDVSKMLSIQVHPSIAAAKIGYKKENEQGIPLTASNRNFKDENHKPEIMVALTDFWLLHGFLEQEKLVKNLKETVELSFLLNTFLEEGYLGLYKKVMEYSQEEVNTILRPLVKRILPKYRKNELAKSSPAFWAAKSLNNKDTEDIDKGIFSIYFFNILNLSRGEAIFQDAGVPHAYLEGVNMELMANSDNVLRAGLTSKHIDVAELIKNTKFEETIPNILLGDENKANGEVVFKTKAKDFELSKIELTKTVTHTATSNSVEILMALKGAATVTQNNESISLDKGQSVLIKANTTYQITTTSEVEIYKASVPK, from the coding sequence ATGGGGAATTTGGATACAAAAGACAATAGACTATTTAGAATTGAAGGACAAGTGCAAAATTATGATTGGGGGGGAGAAAGCTTCATTCCTAATTTAGTTTCACAACCGATAGTACCAAACACCACGTATGCAGAATATTGGTTAGGGGCGCATTTAAAAGCACCATCAAAAGTAATTACAGATAAAGGCAGCGTTTCTTTAGAGCAGTTTTTAGATCAAAATAGAACAGAGAACTTAGGGGCAGAGGTGGCAACCGACTTTGGTAAATTACCCTATTTGTTTAAAGTTTTAGATGTTAGTAAAATGCTTTCTATACAAGTACACCCTAGTATTGCTGCGGCTAAAATAGGGTATAAAAAAGAAAACGAACAAGGAATTCCTTTAACAGCAAGTAATAGAAATTTTAAAGACGAAAATCACAAGCCAGAAATAATGGTGGCTTTAACAGATTTTTGGTTGTTACATGGTTTTTTAGAACAAGAAAAATTAGTAAAAAACTTAAAAGAAACGGTAGAATTAAGTTTCTTATTAAACACTTTTTTAGAAGAAGGGTATTTAGGACTTTATAAAAAGGTAATGGAATATAGCCAAGAAGAGGTAAATACAATTTTAAGACCTTTGGTAAAAAGAATTCTACCTAAATATAGAAAGAATGAGTTAGCGAAATCTTCGCCAGCATTTTGGGCAGCAAAATCATTAAACAATAAAGATACTGAAGATATTGATAAAGGAATCTTTTCTATTTACTTTTTTAATATTTTAAATTTAAGCAGGGGAGAAGCTATTTTTCAGGATGCAGGTGTGCCACATGCGTATTTAGAAGGTGTAAATATGGAGTTAATGGCAAATTCAGACAATGTTTTAAGAGCTGGATTAACAAGCAAGCATATAGATGTTGCCGAATTGATTAAAAACACAAAATTCGAAGAAACGATTCCGAATATTTTACTTGGTGATGAAAATAAAGCAAACGGAGAAGTTGTTTTTAAAACCAAGGCTAAAGATTTTGAACTAAGTAAAATTGAATTGACAAAAACGGTCACTCATACTGCTACTTCAAATTCTGTAGAAATATTAATGGCTTTAAAAGGAGCTGCCACTGTTACCCAAAATAACGAGTCTATTTCCTTAGATAAAGGGCAGTCTGTACTTATAAAAGCGAATACAACTTATCAGATTACAACAACCTCTGAGGTAGAAATTTACAAGGCAAGTGTGCCAAAATAA